Proteins from a single region of Streptococcus mitis:
- a CDS encoding mucin-binding protein codes for MYSRMEKYHGRRAQRFSIRKYSFGAASVLLGTALVLGANGVQAEETVAVNPATSEQSNSDKNLSSSTLSTPVVEELPELKIDAVKADEKPEVKEDAKTEAKPVAEKEVTVKAEKEKPAKDQTDKKETDKEKTAKIETEKAQDEVKTVLTQLTSEADVMASVASNFSDKEVKDESAKKELAVKIEAVKLEAAKSNDLLSSDASKDQMVAQVNRLSAAIEAVYTEMKRAGHAGKVESVLAATASKITGKDVFKDGETVKAVTNAYVDMNADNTAPTGWGFDTTISTSTLKAGSITKIELTNLAELGAGLAVNTEIRATDGTVVGKVKSIDFKTTTGNNNNKSVPYWAQRTQRGMTYDQRVAEQPAVANETGTYTYNIEWNDKVKDYPNVSFGASNLSGDGYLAPQISKDTPYTATIKIDGRTVLEHTYTRKGQQPSYQKQGTSASLSENNGLTYLNNEQIGRSDSIVLKTDSDVRYGVGSKFTIKLPNADFTEFKELEGSSNFVNGLNTASTINPNKGDSITYRPQNRWSNARANENNVWILQDGRDTGFTLTPRLISPTELELTVTEGTIQEDSIVSMPLQSLGIEKVIKDKTLTSEYSNITYENGLIKQGYVGNDKTAATLTVSGGESINGEKEDVITTVPNGWSVKGDGKVQGEPPTGAVVRTFKDLVTGEVIGFEPTRYTGNIPLSEDGSKDYTNVLGNKYDVSNDHVDLVKEVNGEEYILADLPPENVKGTLSVTKTRARDLYSEEELKAKGINGSAFVTPAEYDYVKKTKVEEVNRTIKFVYADNVAGLAGTDVFPSQKQTVSYTGSIKLTAQGKAVINSEDKPVYINWKGTNGQSTDLPELAVPQKEGYIASVEKVPVQATTATDEDYEYVVKYTAIQKAKTTFVDEKGNAIPGVAEITEQGGSETPLTKEADVKAKIKELENKGYELVSNTYPEGGKFDTDKDTDQEFKVTLKQKEVTVTPDQPKTPGTPVDPNNPDGPKYPAGLEEKDLNKTVTRTITYVYEDGTPVLNEDGTPKTVTQEAKFTREAKVNLVTGEVTYGDWTPAQDLAEVKSPVVKGYLADKASVAVVNVTGDSEDIKEVVTYKPLGSWVPNIPGQPTNPIKYPNNPDDPTKPGTDKPVLPYVPGMTPKDGNGQPLKPVDPQDPTKGYVIPDIPNDPTQSTPINYVKDTQKAKTTFVDEKGNPIPGVDAITEEGDSDTPLTKEADVKAKIKELENKGYELVSNTYPEGGKFDTDKDTDQEFKVTLKQKEVTVTPDQPKTPGTPVDPNNPDGPKYPAGLEEKDLNKTVTRTITYVYEDGTPVLNEDGTPKTVTQEAKFTREAKVNLVTGEVTYGDWTPAQDLAEVKSPVVKGYLADKASVPTTKVTADSKDATEVVTYKPIGSWIPNIPGQPTTPIKYPNDPADPTKPGQPTEVLPYVPGFTPEDKDGNPLKPVDPTDPTKGYEVPNLPTDPSQDTPINYVANKANLVVKYVDEKGKDLIPSETTEGKVGDEYSTSGKVIPGHLLVRVEGEAKGKIGKDGSTVTYVYKPIGSWIPNIPGQPTTPIKYPNDPQDPTKPGQPTEVLPYVPGFTPEDKDGNPLKPVDPKDPSKGYVVPNIPTDPSQDTVINYVANKAKLVVKYVDEKGKDLIPSETTEGKVGDEYSTSGKVIPGHLLVRVEGEAKGKIGKDGSTVTYVYKPIGSWIPNIPGQPTTPIKYPNDPQDPTKPGKPTEVLPYVPGFTPEDKDGNPLKPVDPKDPSKGYVVPNIPTDPSQDTVINYVANKANLVVKYVDEKGKDLIPSETTEGKVGDEYSTSGKVIPGHLLVRVEGEAKGKIGKDGSTVTYVYKPIGSWIPNIPGQPTSPIKYPNDPADPTKPGQPTEVLPYVPGFTPEDKDGNPLKPVDPKDPTKGYVVPNIPTDPSQDTVINYVPNPREVEKPAKPAQPSKPSKQETPKYVEGQKELPNTGTEASASLASLGLLGALGGFGLLARKKKED; via the coding sequence ATGTATTCAAGAATGGAAAAATACCATGGTAGAAGAGCTCAGCGCTTTTCTATTCGTAAGTATAGTTTTGGTGCCGCAAGTGTTCTATTGGGAACTGCTCTTGTTTTAGGTGCTAATGGAGTACAAGCTGAAGAGACTGTAGCAGTAAATCCGGCTACTTCTGAACAATCAAATTCAGATAAAAATCTTTCGAGTTCGACTTTGTCAACACCAGTTGTTGAGGAACTTCCAGAATTAAAGATTGATGCTGTAAAAGCAGATGAAAAACCTGAAGTAAAAGAAGATGCTAAAACTGAAGCAAAACCTGTAGCAGAAAAAGAAGTTACCGTTAAAGCTGAAAAAGAAAAGCCAGCTAAAGATCAAACTGATAAAAAAGAAACAGATAAAGAAAAAACTGCGAAGATCGAAACAGAAAAAGCACAAGATGAAGTGAAGACAGTTCTTACTCAATTGACTTCAGAAGCTGATGTTATGGCATCTGTAGCCTCAAACTTCTCAGATAAAGAAGTCAAAGATGAATCGGCTAAAAAAGAACTTGCGGTTAAGATTGAGGCAGTGAAACTTGAAGCAGCGAAGTCTAATGATTTGCTTTCATCCGATGCATCTAAAGATCAAATGGTAGCTCAAGTGAATCGTCTTTCTGCTGCCATTGAAGCAGTTTATACGGAAATGAAACGTGCTGGCCATGCAGGTAAAGTAGAATCGGTATTAGCTGCTACTGCATCAAAAATTACAGGTAAAGATGTTTTTAAAGATGGAGAAACAGTTAAAGCTGTAACAAACGCTTATGTTGATATGAATGCAGATAATACGGCTCCTACAGGATGGGGATTTGATACTACTATTAGTACATCAACTCTTAAAGCGGGTTCTATTACAAAAATTGAACTTACTAACTTAGCTGAGTTAGGTGCTGGTTTGGCAGTAAATACGGAAATCAGAGCGACTGATGGAACAGTAGTTGGTAAAGTTAAATCTATCGACTTTAAAACAACTACAGGAAACAACAATAATAAATCTGTACCATATTGGGCACAACGTACACAACGTGGTATGACTTATGACCAACGTGTTGCTGAGCAACCAGCGGTAGCTAACGAAACTGGAACATATACTTACAACATCGAGTGGAACGATAAAGTAAAAGACTATCCGAATGTGTCGTTTGGAGCGAGTAATTTATCGGGTGATGGATATTTAGCTCCACAAATTTCAAAAGACACTCCGTATACAGCGACTATTAAAATTGATGGGCGTACAGTTCTGGAACATACTTATACAAGAAAAGGTCAACAACCTAGCTATCAAAAACAAGGTACGAGTGCATCACTAAGTGAAAACAATGGATTGACATACCTTAACAATGAGCAAATAGGTAGAAGTGATTCAATCGTATTAAAAACTGATTCAGATGTTCGTTATGGAGTAGGATCTAAATTTACAATCAAACTTCCAAATGCAGATTTTACTGAATTCAAAGAACTTGAAGGAAGTTCTAACTTTGTAAATGGATTAAATACAGCGTCTACTATTAACCCTAATAAAGGAGATAGTATTACATATCGCCCGCAAAACCGTTGGTCTAATGCTAGAGCTAATGAAAACAATGTATGGATTTTACAAGATGGTCGAGATACTGGTTTTACATTAACACCTAGATTAATTTCACCAACGGAATTAGAACTTACTGTTACAGAAGGAACTATTCAAGAAGATTCTATAGTCTCTATGCCTCTTCAATCTTTAGGTATTGAAAAAGTAATAAAAGACAAAACTCTAACAAGTGAATATTCTAATATTACTTATGAAAATGGATTAATTAAACAAGGTTATGTAGGAAACGATAAAACTGCAGCAACTCTTACTGTATCAGGTGGAGAATCTATTAACGGTGAGAAAGAAGATGTTATAACTACAGTGCCAAACGGTTGGAGTGTTAAAGGTGATGGTAAAGTTCAAGGTGAGCCACCAACAGGTGCTGTTGTTAGAACATTCAAAGATTTAGTGACAGGTGAAGTTATAGGTTTTGAACCAACAAGATATACGGGGAATATTCCTTTAAGTGAAGATGGTTCAAAAGATTACACTAATGTGCTTGGAAACAAATATGATGTAAGTAATGATCACGTAGACTTAGTTAAAGAAGTTAACGGAGAAGAATACATTCTTGCAGATCTTCCTCCTGAAAACGTAAAAGGAACACTAAGTGTTACGAAGACAAGAGCAAGAGATTTATATTCTGAAGAAGAATTAAAAGCTAAAGGTATAAATGGATCTGCATTTGTTACCCCAGCAGAGTATGATTATGTTAAGAAAACAAAAGTAGAAGAAGTAAACCGTACAATTAAATTTGTATACGCTGACAATGTTGCAGGCTTAGCGGGTACTGATGTATTCCCATCACAAAAACAAACTGTCAGTTACACAGGTTCAATCAAGTTAACTGCACAAGGTAAAGCGGTAATTAACTCTGAAGATAAACCAGTTTATATTAACTGGAAAGGAACTAATGGTCAAAGTACTGATCTTCCAGAACTTGCAGTACCTCAAAAAGAAGGTTACATCGCAAGTGTTGAAAAAGTACCAGTACAAGCAACAACAGCTACAGATGAAGATTACGAATATGTTGTTAAATATACAGCAATCCAAAAAGCGAAAACAACATTTGTAGATGAAAAAGGAAATGCAATTCCAGGGGTAGCTGAAATTACTGAACAAGGTGGATCAGAAACTCCATTAACAAAAGAAGCTGATGTTAAAGCTAAGATCAAAGAACTTGAAAACAAAGGATATGAATTAGTATCTAATACATACCCAGAAGGTGGTAAGTTCGATACGGATAAAGATACAGATCAAGAGTTCAAAGTAACACTTAAACAAAAAGAAGTTACAGTAACACCAGATCAACCAAAAACACCAGGAACTCCAGTAGATCCAAACAACCCAGACGGACCTAAATACCCAGCTGGCTTGGAAGAAAAAGATCTAAACAAAACAGTAACACGTACAATCACTTATGTGTACGAAGATGGAACTCCAGTATTAAATGAAGATGGAACACCAAAAACAGTAACACAAGAAGCTAAATTCACACGTGAAGCAAAAGTGAACTTGGTAACAGGAGAAGTTACATACGGAGACTGGACACCAGCACAAGACTTAGCTGAAGTTAAATCACCAGTAGTTAAAGGATACTTAGCTGACAAAGCAAGTGTTGCGGTGGTAAATGTAACAGGTGATTCTGAAGATATTAAAGAAGTAGTAACATACAAACCACTAGGATCATGGGTACCAAATATCCCGGGACAACCAACAAACCCAATCAAATATCCGAATAATCCAGATGATCCAACAAAACCAGGAACTGATAAACCGGTATTACCATACGTACCAGGTATGACTCCAAAAGATGGAAATGGACAACCACTTAAACCAGTAGATCCACAAGATCCAACTAAAGGATATGTCATTCCAGATATTCCAAACGATCCAACTCAAAGTACGCCGATTAACTACGTAAAAGATACTCAAAAAGCTAAAACAACTTTCGTAGATGAAAAAGGAAACCCAATTCCAGGTGTTGATGCTATTACTGAAGAAGGTGACTCAGATACACCACTTACAAAAGAGGCTGATGTAAAAGCGAAAATCAAAGAACTTGAAAACAAAGGATATGAATTAGTATCTAATACATACCCAGAAGGTGGTAAGTTCGATACGGATAAAGATACAGATCAAGAGTTCAAAGTAACACTTAAACAAAAAGAAGTTACAGTAACACCAGATCAACCAAAAACACCAGGAACTCCAGTAGATCCAAACAACCCAGACGGACCTAAATACCCAGCTGGCTTGGAAGAAAAAGATCTAAACAAAACAGTAACACGTACAATCACTTATGTGTACGAAGATGGAACTCCAGTATTAAATGAAGATGGAACACCAAAAACAGTAACACAAGAAGCTAAATTTACACGTGAAGCTAAGGTCAACTTAGTAACAGGTGAAGTGACTTACGGAGATTGGACTCCAGCTCAAGACTTAGCTGAAGTTAAATCACCAGTAGTTAAAGGATACTTAGCTGACAAAGCAAGTGTACCAACTACAAAAGTAACTGCGGATTCAAAAGATGCTACAGAAGTAGTAACCTACAAACCAATCGGTTCATGGATTCCAAATATTCCAGGACAACCAACAACTCCAATCAAGTATCCAAATGATCCAGCAGACCCAACAAAACCAGGGCAACCAACAGAAGTGTTACCATACGTTCCAGGATTCACTCCAGAAGATAAAGATGGCAACCCACTTAAACCAGTAGATCCAACAGATCCAACAAAAGGATACGAAGTACCAAATCTTCCAACAGATCCAAGTCAAGATACACCAATCAACTACGTAGCAAACAAAGCAAACTTGGTAGTTAAATATGTAGATGAAAAAGGCAAAGACTTAATCCCTTCAGAAACAACAGAAGGAAAAGTGGGAGATGAGTACTCTACAAGTGGAAAAGTTATTCCAGGACACCTACTAGTTCGTGTTGAAGGAGAAGCTAAAGGTAAGATTGGAAAAGACGGTTCAACAGTAACATACGTGTACAAACCAATCGGATCATGGATTCCAAACATCCCAGGTCAACCAACAACTCCAATCAAGTATCCAAATGACCCACAAGATCCAACAAAACCAGGACAACCAACAGAAGTGTTACCATACGTTCCAGGATTCACTCCAGAAGATAAAGATGGCAACCCACTTAAACCAGTTGATCCGAAAGATCCATCAAAAGGATATGTAGTACCAAACATCCCAACAGATCCAAGTCAAGATACAGTAATTAACTACGTAGCAAACAAAGCTAAACTAGTAGTTAAATATGTAGATGAAAAAGGCAAAGACTTAATCCCTTCAGAAACAACAGAAGGAAAAGTGGGAGATGAGTACTCTACAAGTGGAAAAGTTATTCCAGGACACCTACTAGTTCGTGTTGAAGGAGAAGCTAAAGGTAAGATTGGAAAAGACGGTTCAACAGTAACATACGTGTACAAACCAATCGGATCATGGATTCCAAACATCCCAGGTCAACCAACAACTCCAATCAAGTATCCAAATGACCCACAAGATCCAACAAAACCAGGTAAACCAACAGAAGTGTTACCATACGTTCCAGGATTCACTCCAGAAGATAAAGATGGCAACCCACTTAAACCAGTTGATCCGAAAGATCCATCAAAAGGATATGTAGTACCAAACATCCCAACAGATCCAAGTCAAGATACAGTAATTAACTACGTAGCAAACAAAGCAAACTTGGTAGTTAAATATGTAGATGAAAAAGGCAAAGACTTAATCCCTTCAGAAACAACAGAAGGAAAAGTGGGAGATGAGTACTCTACAAGTGGAAAAGTTATTCCAGGACACCTACTAGTTCGTGTTGAAGGAGAAGCTAAAGGTAAGATTGGAAAAGATGGTTCAACAGTAACATACGTTTACAAACCAATCGGATCATGGATTCCAAACATCCCAGGACAACCAACAAGCCCAATCAAGTATCCAAACGATCCAGCAGATCCAACAAAACCAGGACAACCAACAGAAGTGTTACCATACGTTCCAGGATTCACTCCAGAAGATAAAGATGGCAACCCACTTAAACCAGTTGATCCGAAAGATCCAACAAAAGGATATGTAGTACCAAACATCCCAACAGATCCAAGTCAAGATACAGTAATTAACTATGTTCCAAATCCTAGGGAAGTAGAAAAACCTGCTAAACCAGCTCAACCTTCTAAACCTTCTAAACAAGAAACACCTAAATATGTTGAAGGTCAAAAAGAGTTGCCTAACACAGGTACAGAAGCTAGCGCTAGTCTAGCATCGCTCGGACTTCTTGGAGCACTAGGAGGGTTTGGACTTCTTGCTCGTAAGAAAAAAGAAGATTAA
- a CDS encoding bifunctional methylenetetrahydrofolate dehydrogenase/methenyltetrahydrofolate cyclohydrolase, which translates to MTQIIDGKALAAKLQGQLAEKTARLKEETGLVPGLVVILVGDNPASQVYVRNKERSALAAGFRSEVVRVPETITQEELLNLIAKYNQDSEWHGILVQLPLPKHIDEEAVLLAIDPEKDVDGFHPLNMGRLWSGHPVMIPSTPAGIMEMFHEYGIDLEGKNAVVIGRSNIVGKPMTQLLLAKNATVTLTHSRTHNLAKVAAKADILVVAIGRAKFVTADFVKPGAVVIDVGMNRDENGKLCGDVDYEAVAPLASHITPVPGGVGPMTITMLMEQTYQAALRTLDRK; encoded by the coding sequence ATGACACAGATTATTGATGGGAAGGCTCTAGCAGCTAAGTTACAAGGACAGCTGGCTGAAAAGACTGCAAGATTAAAGGAAGAAACAGGTTTAGTACCTGGTTTGGTGGTGATTTTGGTTGGGGACAACCCTGCCAGCCAAGTCTACGTTCGAAATAAGGAACGTTCTGCCCTTGCAGCTGGTTTTCGTAGTGAAGTAGTCCGAGTTCCAGAAACCATTACCCAAGAGGAATTGTTAAACTTGATTGCCAAATACAATCAAGATTCAGAATGGCACGGGATATTGGTCCAGTTACCATTGCCAAAACATATTGATGAAGAGGCGGTTTTATTAGCCATTGACCCAGAAAAAGATGTGGATGGTTTTCATCCGCTAAACATGGGGCGTCTTTGGTCAGGTCATCCAGTCATGATTCCTTCGACACCTGCAGGGATTATGGAAATGTTTCATGAATATGGGATTGACTTGGAAGGTAAAAATGCGGTCGTCATCGGTCGTTCCAATATCGTCGGAAAACCCATGACCCAGCTTCTTTTGGCAAAGAATGCTACAGTGACTTTGACTCACTCACGGACTCATAATCTTGCCAAGGTGGCTGCTAAAGCAGATATTCTGGTGGTTGCAATCGGTCGTGCCAAGTTTGTGACTGCTGACTTTGTTAAACCTGGAGCAGTTGTCATTGATGTTGGGATGAATCGCGATGAAAATGGGAAGCTATGTGGTGATGTTGATTATGAGGCAGTTGCCCCACTTGCTAGCCACATCACACCAGTTCCTGGAGGTGTAGGTCCTATGACCATTACCATGCTGATGGAGCAAACTTATCAAGCAGCACTTCGGACATTGGATAGAAAATAG